The genomic DNA GAGATCTATGTTCCACATTACAATGCTAGCTGTACCTCATCTTATAAAGACCAAAGGTTAgtacatttttattcaaaattttatgaTGTCGCAAATCTTGTTCACGCAGCCAATAACGCTGTTTTGTGCCATATAAACATGGCAAGTGAAGGATGTGGTTGTTTTATGTGAAAGTATGATAGAATTATCCGTACACATACATATAGTAATGATTTGGAACATAGAAGGCTTTGCATTTGTCCAATTTCAATGATAATTACAGACGTTCGAATTAACAAATAGATGATCTTTTGTTCTAAGGTTCTATCGTCAATGTATCCAGTGTAAATGGTTTACGATCGGTGAGTTTAGTCATTCATTTCCTACTAAACTGAAAGGGGATCCCTGAGTCCCCAATCCTTATTATTGTATACATACTGGTATGCACAGTAACTGGCCATGATAGTTACCCTAAAACAGTACATCATGAGGCTGTAGGCCAAGGCTGACTGTTGGGAAGATTGAAAGGCCCAGAGGGAAATGAATTTTATACATTgggcacccaaatatggccagTTAGTACAAATTTTGTAACATATACGTCGTACATCAATTTTAGACTGTAAAATTGAGAATTTTGATCACTTGTCATGGTTGCAGACAACACCATCTTAGCTTCTAAAGTTTTTGTAGAATATACACAAGCATAGACAGCAATTTCAATCTTATCCAGGTAACGTTTGTCTGAAGTGTTACCAAGTTGGTCGATTAACAGGTGGTTGACCGATAACAAGCTTTTTTGTCAGTGCACAAATGTTGTGAACAACGGTGCAGTCCTTTAATATTATCAGTTTTGCTTCAAGATAAAACTGATAAACAAACTATAAGATAGCCTCTTTAACCCTTATTCGAGGAGACTacatgacattttcatattGATGTTACTGTAGTTTTAACCGTTAACTTTTTCATGCAAATGTTCTATTCCAGTTTCCTGGTGTATTGGTTTACACCATGTCAAAGGCCGCAGTAGACCAGTTCACCAACTGTATAGCAATCGGTGAGTCGACCAATTCAGTAACTGTATAGCAATTGGTGAGTAGACAATGCGGTAACCGTATGGCAATTGGTTAGTAGACCAATTCAGTAACTGTATAGCAGTTGGTGAGTAGACCAATTCAGTAACTGTATAGCAATTGGTGAGTAGACCAATTCAGTAACTATATAGCAATTGGTGAGTTCACTACATTTACATGTACTCTCCTTCAGAAAATGACATTGTTAAACTGACACTGACACATGcatgttcagaaactgatataAGTAAGTAAATAACTAAATGAACTATCAGTAACCGAAGTTGCAAAGTTTTCTtaacaaaatgcaaatatgaCTTGGCTACAAGCAAagctcatcaaattgtgacggctgatttgtaaaaaaagtggtattaaaatttcataattCTGTCCAACTCAAGAGCTTATGTATGGACCCCTTTTGACAGTTTGAGAGCCAATTAAATGGGCAAGTTAATTTTTCAAAGAGATCAGACATTAGATGGCTGTTATCAATTCAAGTTGACAACagtttttaattcttgattttagaTGGTATcgaataaaaatttcaaaattgagtaTGAACAGAAATTGAAAAACGTTAATGTATTATTGCACAAAACCAAGTAATTGTTCCCTCATCTCTGATATTATGATGTCGGTTTCATTGCAGAACTCGCCTCAAAACAGGTCCGAGTGAATTCTGTCAAGTACGTAATGTTTCTTTATTCCATGGCCAGCGAAGCCTTGATTAACTTTTTAATGTTCTAATGTACCAGTATGTCACATATCATTTTGAGACATATGTAAaagtcaatatacataaatgtcaAACAGAGACAACTAAATGAGCAGTGcgcacaaaaatattttcatcagcATTTATACAGGAATATAATCAGTGTTTTTCTTGTTCCATTGGATGGTAAGTTGGCAGGCACTTAATTATTTATCATCTGCAGGCAGGGAAAAATTATTGTTGTGCTCAATAGATAAGCAGAACATGTGAGCTGGGGgaataaatattcatttattttccacGATGTTCCCAGGGGAGAACAATCATTTGCTGATAACCCATGGAGTTTTGTAGAGTAGAGAGGACAGTTGAAGCTTTGATAGAGGAACGATAGTGGACAGTAAGGAACATGTTTGCATAGTATTGTAGCTGTAGGGCTTTTGCAAAGAAATttaccaatcaaaattttaatttgtaataCCTTGTAATACATCAGAGTAAAAATATTCTGGTCACAGTTTCTTGATATTGCTAGTTTTCTGGCACCTGATCAAAGTACTctcttgaaatttcatcaaacctGTCCTGCCAAATACGTACTGTGGCATGACTTAGACATAAGTCTGAGGCCCATTCACATAAGTACTGACACATTTCGTAGGCACACAAGTTTTAAGTTTGTATCGTGAACATTGTTTCTTTGAACATTGTTTCTAtagaaatagaaataaaaatttGTAGTTAACAAAAACTGCAGTCTGGGACTGGTCCTAGAATGTGTTTTAGCCATctaggaccggtcccagaaAGTGCTTTATTTTGCCATATGGGACCGGTCCGAGAATTTCCAAGATGTACATTGTCTGTGGtctgggaccagtcccagtCTGCATGTTTTATAAACTTGGAGTCCCAGTTTGCATCCCAGATTACATTTCTCATACCCTTACATTATGTAGATACAAAGACTTAGCTGGGACTACGAGAAGGAAACTTTTATCAAATAAGCTGAGGCACAGTTTACATACCATTGTAATTAACATACAGTAAACTGTAAAAGCCATCTAAAACCATCTATAACATAACAAACATATGGAAGCTTAAAACTGTGCTCTTTTTCTTAACCCTTTATAGCCCAGGTGTCATTGTGACAGAGATTTTCAGATATTGCGGAATGGATGAAGAACAGTTCAAACAGGTAAGAACAGTGTATTCCTGCATCTTGTCtgagatgaaatttgcaatacaGGAGTACTAAAGCGCCTTTTTTTGTTGATGATGTCATTTAGAGCTTAATATAAAACTTACAGTTTGAGTTCACCAGTCTGGTTGAGGGACAGTTCCTAAttcctttcaaaaatctgacaaaaaccTAGTTCTTTGTAAAAGTTGGTTCATGGTTTATATAATCGTTtaaattgtgatattttttttttcgtttgcATTTTAGAGGGCATTTCTCTAaatatctgtaatttttctgtctTATAAATCTTTTGCTGGATTGTTCCCAAGAATTGCCGCTTCTACTTTAGGGCATTTTAGTTGTGCtgattttacacattttttgttttcttctaggagcatgttgaaatgcttagaatttgttctgtcaacactgcCAGTATATATATTGCTTCTATTGTGAACAGTGTGTAAAATCTCAACTCAAAGATATCAATAACAATGTAACTAGTTGGACATGTTAGCTTCACattgtttttctcaaaatattctcacaaaatgtatttcttaTGCTTTTAGATATGGTTTTATGTGGCATGGCCTTTGAAATTTAAGAATGGATGgctttgtctttttcaatgtgtGACACATCACAGAAGGCCTATATCAGCCCTCAGGTCACTTAGTTCTAGATCTCTGTAAAGTGTCACTTCCATGACACAATTCTAAATGTTGGCGAATTACTTTCTATACTTAGATTTGTGAGTAAACAAGTGcaattttcactttcaaagcGCTGTCTCACATTCTTGGATTTAAATTATTATATACCCATTCTAATCAAAAATTTGTAGACCACATTATGTATAGCTTGCATTCAGCCACTAACAAATCTATCTCTCATTTCTGTCACCCAGTACTTGGAACACTGCAAGACTACCCATCCTCTTGGTCGTCCAGGACAAGTTGATGAGGTTGCCAAGGCAATAGCATTCCTTTCATCCGACGATGCCTCTTTCATCACTGCAGCACAGCTGCCAGTTGATGGAGGGAGTCAAGCACTATGTCCAAGATAACAGAATCTATAGTTTTGACGGAGAACTTACCGTATCATAAGCAGATACAGGCTTATGCATAGTGTTTCCaggaaagattttgaaaatcagaCTGTAACAACAatagctttcaagtttcaatATTGCTTCTCAGTTGTTTTGATTGT from Ptychodera flava strain L36383 chromosome 12, AS_Pfla_20210202, whole genome shotgun sequence includes the following:
- the LOC139144898 gene encoding 3-oxoacyl-[acyl-carrier-protein] reductase FabG-like, producing MASLREKVALITGASSGIGAGTATHFASLGCYLALCGRNKENLEKTGKQCEANGLPKDKILLIQGDLSKEEDCKAAVEKTIEYYGRLDSLINNAGIFEKGSIETTSLEQFDTIMNINVRSMFHITMLAVPHLIKTKGSIVNVSSVNGLRSFPGVLVYTMSKAAVDQFTNCIAIELASKQVRVNSVNPGVIVTEIFRYCGMDEEQFKQYLEHCKTTHPLGRPGQVDEVAKAIAFLSSDDASFITAAQLPVDGGSQALCPR